The Lycium barbarum isolate Lr01 chromosome 11, ASM1917538v2, whole genome shotgun sequence genome contains the following window.
AAAGAAGCACAATTTCAGAGTCTGCCAACTCCAACAAATAGACAGGAATTGCATAAAGTTCAGGCAGAATTAAATAGGTATTTACATCTAGAGGAAGAATTTTAGAAACAGAAAGCTGGGATGTAGTGGTTTCAGGATGGAGATAGAAATACAATTTTTTTCATGCTTATGTTCAGAGGAGAAGGAAAAGGATGCAGATAAGAAGAATTCAAGGGGCCGATGGGAATTGGATAGAAGAAGAAGAGGGAATAATTGCTGAAGCCATCAGATGCTACACTTCTCAATTTACAAAGGAAGAAGATCCAAAAGATTTTGAAATTCTAATTCACTTGCCCAGAATGATTTTTGAGGATGATAATTTGTGGTTTGAAGTAGAACCAACTAAAGAAGAGGTAAAGGCAGTGGTTTTTCAACTAAATGGAGAGAGTGCAGGAGGACATGATGGTTTTACTGGTGTGTTTTATCAAGTTTGGTAGGAAATTATTGGAGAGGATGTTACCAATATGATAAAGGATTTCTTTTGTGGAGCAGAACTGCCCAAGTTTTTTACTTATACTAACCTGGTCTTATTACCAAAGAAGGAGATGGTTAACACATTTTATGATATGAGACCAATTAGTTTGAGCAATTTTGTGAACAAAATCTTTTCTAGACTGATTCATGGGAGATTGGTGTCAAAATTATCTGATATTATATCACTCAATCGGTCTGGATTTGTTAAAGATGGAAGTATTATGGAGAATATACTgttgactcaagaaattgtgtcTGATATAAGGCTGAGGACAAAAGATGCAAATGTGATAATTAAGTTGGATATGGCAAAGGCTTGTGACAGGGTATCTTGGTTGTTCTTAACTAAGGTACTTAAGCAGATGGGATTCTCAAAGAAGATTATAGACATGGTCTACAGGATTGTTAAAAATAACTGGTACTCTGTGTTGGTAAATGGGCAGCAGCAAGGTTTCTTCCAATCTACCAGAGGAGTAAAGCAAGGGGACCCTCTTTCCCCTACTTTATTTATCCTAGCAGCTGAGGTCTTATATAGGAGCCTGAATGCACTTCACCAGAAAGTCCAGTTTAAGGGTTTTGGTATGCCTAAATGGAGTCCAAAAGTAAATCATCTTGCCTATGTTGATGAAATGATCATCTTTACTTCAGCAGATGTGGTATCTTTGTAAAAGATAATGGGGATTTTGAAGAATTATGAGCAGACTTCTGGTCAAAAGATTAATATGGACAAAAGTGTTGTTTATATTCATAATAATGTCACAGGGGACATTAGTATCACAGTTGAGATTGTAACTGGTATTAATAGAAAAGAATTTCCTTTTATGTATTTAGGTTTCCCTATTTGTCATTGTGGGAGAAAGAAGGAATTCTTTAATGCTTTGATCCTTAAAATCATGAATAGATTACAAGGCTGGAAGGGTAAAATGTTATCCTTTGGAGGAAGGGCAATTCTTATTAAACATGTGCATCAAAGTATGCCAATACATATGTTGTCAGCTGTTAACCCTCCTATTGGCATCATTAGGCAAATTCACAAGATGTTTGCTTATTTTTTTTGGAGCAATACTAGTGGGGGTAAGAGCAGACATTGGGTGGCTTGGAATAAATTGTGTGTTCCAACTCCAGAGGGGGCCTAGGTTTTAGATCCCTTCATGATGTGTCTTTGACACTTTTTTGTAAGCTCTGGTGGAATTTCAGGACAAAACCTACATTGTGGAGTGCTTATATGACTAACGAATATTGTAGGAAATAACATGCTATAGTGGTACAATGGAA
Protein-coding sequences here:
- the LOC132619630 gene encoding uncharacterized protein LOC132619630 gives rise to the protein MGNQLLQAKYSSVGINHLIRNGSDYAPMLISYTRDNRSIKKPFMFLNFWVKNEGFIELIKQNWTADFMANPFILFHHKLKKVKAALVQWSKANFGNIFQEIEDFEEVIKVKEAQFQSLPTPTNRQELHKVQRRRKRMQIRRIQGADGNWIEEEEGIIAEAIRCYTSQFTKEEDPKDFEILIHLPRMIFEDDNLWFEVEPTKEEEIIGEDVTNMIKDFFCGAELPKFFTYTNLVLLPKKEMVNTFYDMRPISLSNFVNKIFSRLIHGRLVSKLSDIISLNRSGFVKDGSIMENILLTQEIVSDIRLRTKDANVIIKLDMAKACDRVSWLFLTKVLKQMGFSKKIIDMVYRIVKNNWYSVLVNGQQQGFFQSTRGVKQGDPLSPTLFILAAEVLYRSLNALHQKVQFKGFGMPKWSPKVNHLAYVDEMIIFTSADVVSL